The Pungitius pungitius chromosome 8, fPunPun2.1, whole genome shotgun sequence genome has a window encoding:
- the smpd4 gene encoding sphingomyelin phosphodiesterase 4 isoform X4, translated as MAAPTLQQPSFLLVNLKSDSTTKPLLQRCQDLVKIIDEYPAKELHLILPWLVESVFGSLDGCTAGWNLRLLHARSNEYNVVLEFLNPSGPMMKLVYKLQAEEYKYEIPVNYLPGPVKVCIQQGILPECPLFHNKLQFPLSGLLTLNLALNPFEFFMFHFASCLITPKSFPQGAHVSSSDSAYFVLVDTYLKYFLPSEGSVPPSPFSDSRGSVTAPSPRSSSVSFAGYGVHSPSLLKHHIFHQPSVNADPAAQEIWRSETLLQMFVEIWLHHYSLEMYQKLQSPQEPFSPTEEHVLVVRLLVKHLHAFSNSLKPETLSSSSPSAHSHAHTSPLEEFKRVVVQRFVQQKLYLFLQHCFSHWPLDASFRAVLETWLSYIQPWRYTGEKISAQPEQNRTVPDKWEPFVQENLLMYTKLFQVLLNRAVRTDLVNAKNALMIFRVAKVFSQPNLGEMIQKGEQLFLEPEHVLQHRQPRGYLTPGQGGSFLSSRQRAATDLVFRVKSHVYALEGQDCQYKQMFGCELRGAVMKLIQIIAQARQTAKRISDHSGEAAASSSFLSWFGMGTPDLNSTFCGAEPEESGECLKKTHEFLDRALENLCQIFKLNQGQLAQLISNVGSSQDDGHCKQLPDCIQGENGLILTDLGRKQIISGLRRFDIQYQGDPELQPIRSYENALLVRLFYQISSLLNERFGGHMNALCSRPDLLGRLGRHFLAADPGSSGRSPVPRPPSGGNRRPRLSLRPLASYRTLLLLLLAYGAGAALALGPASCTLLLLVGGLLYGLLVALLGDKLKTH; from the exons ATGGCTGCTCCGACTCTACAGCAGCCCAGTTTCCTGCTG GTAAACCTGAAAAGCGATTCCACCACCAAACCCCTCCTCCAGCGATGCCAAGATCTGGTGAAGATCATCGACGAGTATCCTGCAAAG GAGCTGCACCTCATCCTGCCCTGGCTGGTGGAGAGCGTGTTCGGCAGTCTGGACGGCTGCACCGCCGGCTGGAACCTGCGGCTCCTTCACGCGCGGAGCAACGAGTACAACGTCGTTCTGGAGTTTCTGAACCCCAG CGGACCAATGATGAAGCTTGTGTATAAACTTCAAGCAGAAGAGTACAAATATGAAATACCCGTCAATTATCTCCCA GGTCCTGTTAAGGTCTGCATTCAGCAGGGGATCCTCCCAGAATGCCCTCTGTTCCACAACAAGCTGCAGTTCCCCCTCTCTGGTCTGCTGACTCTGAACCTGGCTCTCA ATCCTTTTGAGTTCTTCATGTTCCATTTTGCCTCCTGTCTCATCACGCCAAAG AGCTTCCCTCAAGGCGCCCACGTGAGCTCCTCTGACAGCGCCTACTTCGTGCTGGTGGACACGTACCTGAAGTACTTCCTGCCCAGCGAAGGAAGCGTTCCGCCCTCCCCCTTCTCTGACTCCAGAGGCTCCGTCACTGCTCCGTCACCCAG ATCTTCCAGCGTGTCTTTCGCTGGTTACGGCGTCCACAGCCCGAGTCTCCTGAAGCACCACATATTCCACCAACCGTCTGTCAACGCCGACCCGGCTGCTCAGGAAATCTGGAGGTCGGAGACGCTGCTGCAG atGTTTGTGGAGATCTGGCTCCATCACTACTCCTTAGAGATGTACCAGAAGCTGCAGTCTCCTCAG GAGCCGTTCAGCCCGACGGAGGAGCACGTCCTGGTGGTGCGCCTCCTGGTCAAACACCTGCACGCCTTCTCCAACAGCCTGAAGCCCGAGacgctgtcctcctcctcgccctccgccCACTCGCACGCCCACACCAGCCCGCTGGAGGAGTTCAAGAG GGTGGTGGTGCAGCGTTTCGTCCAACAGAAACTCTACTTGTTCCTGCAGCACTGCTTCAGTCACTGGCCTCTGGACGCCTCGTTCAGAGCG GTGCTGGAGACCTGGCTGAGCTACATTCAGCCGTGGAGATACACCGGGGAGAAGATCAGCGCTCAGCCGGAGCAGAACAGAACCGTACCCGACAAGTG GGAGCCCTTTGTCCAGGAGAACCTGCTGATGTACACCAAGCTCTTCCAGGTGCTGCTCAACAGAGCCGTGAGGACGGACCTGGTTAACGCCAAAAACGCGCTGATGATCTTCAGGGTGGCCAAAGTGTTCTCTCAGCCCAACCTCGGCGAGATGATCCAGAAAG GCGAGCAGCTGTTCCTGGAGCCGGAGCACGTCCTCCAACACCGGCAGCCCCGTGGCTACCTCACGCCGGGCCAAGGCGGCAGCTTCCTGTCGTCGCGGCAACGTGCGGCGACCGACCTGGTGTTCCGGGTGAAGAGCCACGTGTACGCCCTGGAGGGCCAGGACTGCCAGTACAAGCAGATGTTTGGCTGCGAGCTCAGAGGGGCG GTCATGAAGCTGATCCAGATCATCGCACAGGCCCGGCAGACGGCCAAGAGGATTTCTGATCACTCCGGAGAGGCAGCAGCCAGCAGCTCGTTCCTCTCCTGGTTCGGAATGGGAACCCCCGACCTCAACAGCACCTTCTGCGGGGCCGAGCCAGAGGAGAGCGGCGAGTGTCTGAAGAAGACCCACGAGTTCCTGGACCGGGCTTTGGAGAACCTGTGTCAGATTTTCAAG CTGAATCAGGGTCAGCTGGCTCAGCTCATCTCCAACGTCGGCTCCTCGCAGGACGACGGCCACTGCAAGCAGCTGCCGGACTGCATCCAAGGAGAGAACGGACTCATCCTCACGGACCTGGGCAGGAAGCAG ATCATAAGCGGACTGCGCAGGTTCGACATTCAGTATCAAGGAGACCCGGAGCTGCAGCCCATTAGGAGCTACGAGAATGCCCTGCTGGTCCggctcttctaccagatctctTCTTTGCTCAATGAGAGG TTCGGTGGTCACATGAACGCACTCTGCTCCCGGCCGGACCTCCTGGGGCGGCTGGGCCGCCACTTCCTGGCGGCGGATCCCGGCTCCTCGGGCAGGAGCCCGGTTCCTCGGCCCCCGTCGGGGGGGAACCGGAGGCCTCGCCTCAGCCTGCGTCCGCTGGCCAGCTACcggacgctgctgctgctgctgctcgcctACGGCGCAGGGGCCGCGCTGGCTTTAGGCCCCGCCTCCTGCACCCTGCTGCTCCTGGTGGGGGGGCTCCTGTACGGACTCCTCGTGGCGCTGCTTGGAGACAAGCTGAAAACGCACTAG
- the smpd4 gene encoding sphingomyelin phosphodiesterase 4 isoform X1, which yields MAAPTLQQPSFLLVNLKSDSTTKPLLQRCQDLVKIIDEYPAKELHLILPWLVESVFGSLDGCTAGWNLRLLHARSNEYNVVLEFLNPSGPMMKLVYKLQAEEYKYEIPVNYLPGPVKVCIQQGILPECPLFHNKLQFPLSGLLTLNLALNPFEFFMFHFASCLITPKSFPQGAHVSSSDSAYFVLVDTYLKYFLPSEGSVPPSPFSDSRGSVTAPSPRSSSVSFAGYGVHSPSLLKHHIFHQPSVNADPAAQEIWRSETLLQMFVEIWLHHYSLEMYQKLQSPQVKLALLQYRLSMSSMPSQPFAPPGSGTLHTYQEPFSPTEEHVLVVRLLVKHLHAFSNSLKPETLSSSSPSAHSHAHTSPLEEFKRVVVQRFVQQKLYLFLQHCFSHWPLDASFRAVLETWLSYIQPWRYTGEKISAQPEQNRTVPDKWEPFVQENLLMYTKLFQVLLNRAVRTDLVNAKNALMIFRVAKVFSQPNLGEMIQKGEQLFLEPEHVLQHRQPRGYLTPGQGGSFLSSRQRAATDLVFRVKSHVYALEGQDCQYKQMFGCELRGAVMKLIQIIAQARQTAKRISDHSGEAAASSSFLSWFGMGTPDLNSTFCGAEPEESGECLKKTHEFLDRALENLCQIFKLNQGQLAQLISNVGSSQDDGHCKQLPDCIQGENGLILTDLGRKQIISGLRRFDIQYQGDPELQPIRSYENALLVRLFYQISSLLNERFGGHMNALCSRPDLLGRLGRHFLAADPGSSGRSPVPRPPSGGNRRPRLSLRPLASYRTLLLLLLAYGAGAALALGPASCTLLLLVGGLLYGLLVALLGDKLKTH from the exons ATGGCTGCTCCGACTCTACAGCAGCCCAGTTTCCTGCTG GTAAACCTGAAAAGCGATTCCACCACCAAACCCCTCCTCCAGCGATGCCAAGATCTGGTGAAGATCATCGACGAGTATCCTGCAAAG GAGCTGCACCTCATCCTGCCCTGGCTGGTGGAGAGCGTGTTCGGCAGTCTGGACGGCTGCACCGCCGGCTGGAACCTGCGGCTCCTTCACGCGCGGAGCAACGAGTACAACGTCGTTCTGGAGTTTCTGAACCCCAG CGGACCAATGATGAAGCTTGTGTATAAACTTCAAGCAGAAGAGTACAAATATGAAATACCCGTCAATTATCTCCCA GGTCCTGTTAAGGTCTGCATTCAGCAGGGGATCCTCCCAGAATGCCCTCTGTTCCACAACAAGCTGCAGTTCCCCCTCTCTGGTCTGCTGACTCTGAACCTGGCTCTCA ATCCTTTTGAGTTCTTCATGTTCCATTTTGCCTCCTGTCTCATCACGCCAAAG AGCTTCCCTCAAGGCGCCCACGTGAGCTCCTCTGACAGCGCCTACTTCGTGCTGGTGGACACGTACCTGAAGTACTTCCTGCCCAGCGAAGGAAGCGTTCCGCCCTCCCCCTTCTCTGACTCCAGAGGCTCCGTCACTGCTCCGTCACCCAG ATCTTCCAGCGTGTCTTTCGCTGGTTACGGCGTCCACAGCCCGAGTCTCCTGAAGCACCACATATTCCACCAACCGTCTGTCAACGCCGACCCGGCTGCTCAGGAAATCTGGAGGTCGGAGACGCTGCTGCAG atGTTTGTGGAGATCTGGCTCCATCACTACTCCTTAGAGATGTACCAGAAGCTGCAGTCTCCTCAGGTAAAG CTGGCGCTGCTGCAGTACCGCCTCAGCATGTCCAGCATGCCGAGTCAACCCTTCGCCCCACCAGGCTCTGGGACCCTCCACACCTACCAA GAGCCGTTCAGCCCGACGGAGGAGCACGTCCTGGTGGTGCGCCTCCTGGTCAAACACCTGCACGCCTTCTCCAACAGCCTGAAGCCCGAGacgctgtcctcctcctcgccctccgccCACTCGCACGCCCACACCAGCCCGCTGGAGGAGTTCAAGAG GGTGGTGGTGCAGCGTTTCGTCCAACAGAAACTCTACTTGTTCCTGCAGCACTGCTTCAGTCACTGGCCTCTGGACGCCTCGTTCAGAGCG GTGCTGGAGACCTGGCTGAGCTACATTCAGCCGTGGAGATACACCGGGGAGAAGATCAGCGCTCAGCCGGAGCAGAACAGAACCGTACCCGACAAGTG GGAGCCCTTTGTCCAGGAGAACCTGCTGATGTACACCAAGCTCTTCCAGGTGCTGCTCAACAGAGCCGTGAGGACGGACCTGGTTAACGCCAAAAACGCGCTGATGATCTTCAGGGTGGCCAAAGTGTTCTCTCAGCCCAACCTCGGCGAGATGATCCAGAAAG GCGAGCAGCTGTTCCTGGAGCCGGAGCACGTCCTCCAACACCGGCAGCCCCGTGGCTACCTCACGCCGGGCCAAGGCGGCAGCTTCCTGTCGTCGCGGCAACGTGCGGCGACCGACCTGGTGTTCCGGGTGAAGAGCCACGTGTACGCCCTGGAGGGCCAGGACTGCCAGTACAAGCAGATGTTTGGCTGCGAGCTCAGAGGGGCG GTCATGAAGCTGATCCAGATCATCGCACAGGCCCGGCAGACGGCCAAGAGGATTTCTGATCACTCCGGAGAGGCAGCAGCCAGCAGCTCGTTCCTCTCCTGGTTCGGAATGGGAACCCCCGACCTCAACAGCACCTTCTGCGGGGCCGAGCCAGAGGAGAGCGGCGAGTGTCTGAAGAAGACCCACGAGTTCCTGGACCGGGCTTTGGAGAACCTGTGTCAGATTTTCAAG CTGAATCAGGGTCAGCTGGCTCAGCTCATCTCCAACGTCGGCTCCTCGCAGGACGACGGCCACTGCAAGCAGCTGCCGGACTGCATCCAAGGAGAGAACGGACTCATCCTCACGGACCTGGGCAGGAAGCAG ATCATAAGCGGACTGCGCAGGTTCGACATTCAGTATCAAGGAGACCCGGAGCTGCAGCCCATTAGGAGCTACGAGAATGCCCTGCTGGTCCggctcttctaccagatctctTCTTTGCTCAATGAGAGG TTCGGTGGTCACATGAACGCACTCTGCTCCCGGCCGGACCTCCTGGGGCGGCTGGGCCGCCACTTCCTGGCGGCGGATCCCGGCTCCTCGGGCAGGAGCCCGGTTCCTCGGCCCCCGTCGGGGGGGAACCGGAGGCCTCGCCTCAGCCTGCGTCCGCTGGCCAGCTACcggacgctgctgctgctgctgctcgcctACGGCGCAGGGGCCGCGCTGGCTTTAGGCCCCGCCTCCTGCACCCTGCTGCTCCTGGTGGGGGGGCTCCTGTACGGACTCCTCGTGGCGCTGCTTGGAGACAAGCTGAAAACGCACTAG
- the smpd4 gene encoding sphingomyelin phosphodiesterase 4 isoform X3, whose translation MAAPTLQQPSFLLVNLKSDSTTKPLLQRCQDLVKIIDEYPAKELHLILPWLVESVFGSLDGCTAGWNLRLLHARSNEYNVVLEFLNPSGPMMKLVYKLQAEEYKYEIPVNYLPGPVKVCIQQGILPECPLFHNKLQFPLSGLLTLNLALNPFEFFMFHFASCLITPKSFPQGAHVSSSDSAYFVLVDTYLKYFLPSEGSVPPSPFSDSRGSVTAPSPRSSSVSFAGYGVHSPSLLKHHIFHQPSVNADPAAQEIWRSETLLQMFVEIWLHHYSLEMYQKLQSPQVKEPFSPTEEHVLVVRLLVKHLHAFSNSLKPETLSSSSPSAHSHAHTSPLEEFKRVVVQRFVQQKLYLFLQHCFSHWPLDASFRAVLETWLSYIQPWRYTGEKISAQPEQNRTVPDKWEPFVQENLLMYTKLFQVLLNRAVRTDLVNAKNALMIFRVAKVFSQPNLGEMIQKGEQLFLEPEHVLQHRQPRGYLTPGQGGSFLSSRQRAATDLVFRVKSHVYALEGQDCQYKQMFGCELRGAVMKLIQIIAQARQTAKRISDHSGEAAASSSFLSWFGMGTPDLNSTFCGAEPEESGECLKKTHEFLDRALENLCQIFKLNQGQLAQLISNVGSSQDDGHCKQLPDCIQGENGLILTDLGRKQIISGLRRFDIQYQGDPELQPIRSYENALLVRLFYQISSLLNERFGGHMNALCSRPDLLGRLGRHFLAADPGSSGRSPVPRPPSGGNRRPRLSLRPLASYRTLLLLLLAYGAGAALALGPASCTLLLLVGGLLYGLLVALLGDKLKTH comes from the exons ATGGCTGCTCCGACTCTACAGCAGCCCAGTTTCCTGCTG GTAAACCTGAAAAGCGATTCCACCACCAAACCCCTCCTCCAGCGATGCCAAGATCTGGTGAAGATCATCGACGAGTATCCTGCAAAG GAGCTGCACCTCATCCTGCCCTGGCTGGTGGAGAGCGTGTTCGGCAGTCTGGACGGCTGCACCGCCGGCTGGAACCTGCGGCTCCTTCACGCGCGGAGCAACGAGTACAACGTCGTTCTGGAGTTTCTGAACCCCAG CGGACCAATGATGAAGCTTGTGTATAAACTTCAAGCAGAAGAGTACAAATATGAAATACCCGTCAATTATCTCCCA GGTCCTGTTAAGGTCTGCATTCAGCAGGGGATCCTCCCAGAATGCCCTCTGTTCCACAACAAGCTGCAGTTCCCCCTCTCTGGTCTGCTGACTCTGAACCTGGCTCTCA ATCCTTTTGAGTTCTTCATGTTCCATTTTGCCTCCTGTCTCATCACGCCAAAG AGCTTCCCTCAAGGCGCCCACGTGAGCTCCTCTGACAGCGCCTACTTCGTGCTGGTGGACACGTACCTGAAGTACTTCCTGCCCAGCGAAGGAAGCGTTCCGCCCTCCCCCTTCTCTGACTCCAGAGGCTCCGTCACTGCTCCGTCACCCAG ATCTTCCAGCGTGTCTTTCGCTGGTTACGGCGTCCACAGCCCGAGTCTCCTGAAGCACCACATATTCCACCAACCGTCTGTCAACGCCGACCCGGCTGCTCAGGAAATCTGGAGGTCGGAGACGCTGCTGCAG atGTTTGTGGAGATCTGGCTCCATCACTACTCCTTAGAGATGTACCAGAAGCTGCAGTCTCCTCAGGTAAAG GAGCCGTTCAGCCCGACGGAGGAGCACGTCCTGGTGGTGCGCCTCCTGGTCAAACACCTGCACGCCTTCTCCAACAGCCTGAAGCCCGAGacgctgtcctcctcctcgccctccgccCACTCGCACGCCCACACCAGCCCGCTGGAGGAGTTCAAGAG GGTGGTGGTGCAGCGTTTCGTCCAACAGAAACTCTACTTGTTCCTGCAGCACTGCTTCAGTCACTGGCCTCTGGACGCCTCGTTCAGAGCG GTGCTGGAGACCTGGCTGAGCTACATTCAGCCGTGGAGATACACCGGGGAGAAGATCAGCGCTCAGCCGGAGCAGAACAGAACCGTACCCGACAAGTG GGAGCCCTTTGTCCAGGAGAACCTGCTGATGTACACCAAGCTCTTCCAGGTGCTGCTCAACAGAGCCGTGAGGACGGACCTGGTTAACGCCAAAAACGCGCTGATGATCTTCAGGGTGGCCAAAGTGTTCTCTCAGCCCAACCTCGGCGAGATGATCCAGAAAG GCGAGCAGCTGTTCCTGGAGCCGGAGCACGTCCTCCAACACCGGCAGCCCCGTGGCTACCTCACGCCGGGCCAAGGCGGCAGCTTCCTGTCGTCGCGGCAACGTGCGGCGACCGACCTGGTGTTCCGGGTGAAGAGCCACGTGTACGCCCTGGAGGGCCAGGACTGCCAGTACAAGCAGATGTTTGGCTGCGAGCTCAGAGGGGCG GTCATGAAGCTGATCCAGATCATCGCACAGGCCCGGCAGACGGCCAAGAGGATTTCTGATCACTCCGGAGAGGCAGCAGCCAGCAGCTCGTTCCTCTCCTGGTTCGGAATGGGAACCCCCGACCTCAACAGCACCTTCTGCGGGGCCGAGCCAGAGGAGAGCGGCGAGTGTCTGAAGAAGACCCACGAGTTCCTGGACCGGGCTTTGGAGAACCTGTGTCAGATTTTCAAG CTGAATCAGGGTCAGCTGGCTCAGCTCATCTCCAACGTCGGCTCCTCGCAGGACGACGGCCACTGCAAGCAGCTGCCGGACTGCATCCAAGGAGAGAACGGACTCATCCTCACGGACCTGGGCAGGAAGCAG ATCATAAGCGGACTGCGCAGGTTCGACATTCAGTATCAAGGAGACCCGGAGCTGCAGCCCATTAGGAGCTACGAGAATGCCCTGCTGGTCCggctcttctaccagatctctTCTTTGCTCAATGAGAGG TTCGGTGGTCACATGAACGCACTCTGCTCCCGGCCGGACCTCCTGGGGCGGCTGGGCCGCCACTTCCTGGCGGCGGATCCCGGCTCCTCGGGCAGGAGCCCGGTTCCTCGGCCCCCGTCGGGGGGGAACCGGAGGCCTCGCCTCAGCCTGCGTCCGCTGGCCAGCTACcggacgctgctgctgctgctgctcgcctACGGCGCAGGGGCCGCGCTGGCTTTAGGCCCCGCCTCCTGCACCCTGCTGCTCCTGGTGGGGGGGCTCCTGTACGGACTCCTCGTGGCGCTGCTTGGAGACAAGCTGAAAACGCACTAG
- the smpd4 gene encoding sphingomyelin phosphodiesterase 4 isoform X2 produces the protein MAAPTLQQPSFLLVNLKSDSTTKPLLQRCQDLVKIIDEYPAKELHLILPWLVESVFGSLDGCTAGWNLRLLHARSNEYNVVLEFLNPSGPMMKLVYKLQAEEYKYEIPVNYLPGPVKVCIQQGILPECPLFHNKLQFPLSGLLTLNLALNPFEFFMFHFASCLITPKSFPQGAHVSSSDSAYFVLVDTYLKYFLPSEGSVPPSPFSDSRGSVTAPSPRSSSVSFAGYGVHSPSLLKHHIFHQPSVNADPAAQEIWRSETLLQMFVEIWLHHYSLEMYQKLQSPQLALLQYRLSMSSMPSQPFAPPGSGTLHTYQEPFSPTEEHVLVVRLLVKHLHAFSNSLKPETLSSSSPSAHSHAHTSPLEEFKRVVVQRFVQQKLYLFLQHCFSHWPLDASFRAVLETWLSYIQPWRYTGEKISAQPEQNRTVPDKWEPFVQENLLMYTKLFQVLLNRAVRTDLVNAKNALMIFRVAKVFSQPNLGEMIQKGEQLFLEPEHVLQHRQPRGYLTPGQGGSFLSSRQRAATDLVFRVKSHVYALEGQDCQYKQMFGCELRGAVMKLIQIIAQARQTAKRISDHSGEAAASSSFLSWFGMGTPDLNSTFCGAEPEESGECLKKTHEFLDRALENLCQIFKLNQGQLAQLISNVGSSQDDGHCKQLPDCIQGENGLILTDLGRKQIISGLRRFDIQYQGDPELQPIRSYENALLVRLFYQISSLLNERFGGHMNALCSRPDLLGRLGRHFLAADPGSSGRSPVPRPPSGGNRRPRLSLRPLASYRTLLLLLLAYGAGAALALGPASCTLLLLVGGLLYGLLVALLGDKLKTH, from the exons ATGGCTGCTCCGACTCTACAGCAGCCCAGTTTCCTGCTG GTAAACCTGAAAAGCGATTCCACCACCAAACCCCTCCTCCAGCGATGCCAAGATCTGGTGAAGATCATCGACGAGTATCCTGCAAAG GAGCTGCACCTCATCCTGCCCTGGCTGGTGGAGAGCGTGTTCGGCAGTCTGGACGGCTGCACCGCCGGCTGGAACCTGCGGCTCCTTCACGCGCGGAGCAACGAGTACAACGTCGTTCTGGAGTTTCTGAACCCCAG CGGACCAATGATGAAGCTTGTGTATAAACTTCAAGCAGAAGAGTACAAATATGAAATACCCGTCAATTATCTCCCA GGTCCTGTTAAGGTCTGCATTCAGCAGGGGATCCTCCCAGAATGCCCTCTGTTCCACAACAAGCTGCAGTTCCCCCTCTCTGGTCTGCTGACTCTGAACCTGGCTCTCA ATCCTTTTGAGTTCTTCATGTTCCATTTTGCCTCCTGTCTCATCACGCCAAAG AGCTTCCCTCAAGGCGCCCACGTGAGCTCCTCTGACAGCGCCTACTTCGTGCTGGTGGACACGTACCTGAAGTACTTCCTGCCCAGCGAAGGAAGCGTTCCGCCCTCCCCCTTCTCTGACTCCAGAGGCTCCGTCACTGCTCCGTCACCCAG ATCTTCCAGCGTGTCTTTCGCTGGTTACGGCGTCCACAGCCCGAGTCTCCTGAAGCACCACATATTCCACCAACCGTCTGTCAACGCCGACCCGGCTGCTCAGGAAATCTGGAGGTCGGAGACGCTGCTGCAG atGTTTGTGGAGATCTGGCTCCATCACTACTCCTTAGAGATGTACCAGAAGCTGCAGTCTCCTCAG CTGGCGCTGCTGCAGTACCGCCTCAGCATGTCCAGCATGCCGAGTCAACCCTTCGCCCCACCAGGCTCTGGGACCCTCCACACCTACCAA GAGCCGTTCAGCCCGACGGAGGAGCACGTCCTGGTGGTGCGCCTCCTGGTCAAACACCTGCACGCCTTCTCCAACAGCCTGAAGCCCGAGacgctgtcctcctcctcgccctccgccCACTCGCACGCCCACACCAGCCCGCTGGAGGAGTTCAAGAG GGTGGTGGTGCAGCGTTTCGTCCAACAGAAACTCTACTTGTTCCTGCAGCACTGCTTCAGTCACTGGCCTCTGGACGCCTCGTTCAGAGCG GTGCTGGAGACCTGGCTGAGCTACATTCAGCCGTGGAGATACACCGGGGAGAAGATCAGCGCTCAGCCGGAGCAGAACAGAACCGTACCCGACAAGTG GGAGCCCTTTGTCCAGGAGAACCTGCTGATGTACACCAAGCTCTTCCAGGTGCTGCTCAACAGAGCCGTGAGGACGGACCTGGTTAACGCCAAAAACGCGCTGATGATCTTCAGGGTGGCCAAAGTGTTCTCTCAGCCCAACCTCGGCGAGATGATCCAGAAAG GCGAGCAGCTGTTCCTGGAGCCGGAGCACGTCCTCCAACACCGGCAGCCCCGTGGCTACCTCACGCCGGGCCAAGGCGGCAGCTTCCTGTCGTCGCGGCAACGTGCGGCGACCGACCTGGTGTTCCGGGTGAAGAGCCACGTGTACGCCCTGGAGGGCCAGGACTGCCAGTACAAGCAGATGTTTGGCTGCGAGCTCAGAGGGGCG GTCATGAAGCTGATCCAGATCATCGCACAGGCCCGGCAGACGGCCAAGAGGATTTCTGATCACTCCGGAGAGGCAGCAGCCAGCAGCTCGTTCCTCTCCTGGTTCGGAATGGGAACCCCCGACCTCAACAGCACCTTCTGCGGGGCCGAGCCAGAGGAGAGCGGCGAGTGTCTGAAGAAGACCCACGAGTTCCTGGACCGGGCTTTGGAGAACCTGTGTCAGATTTTCAAG CTGAATCAGGGTCAGCTGGCTCAGCTCATCTCCAACGTCGGCTCCTCGCAGGACGACGGCCACTGCAAGCAGCTGCCGGACTGCATCCAAGGAGAGAACGGACTCATCCTCACGGACCTGGGCAGGAAGCAG ATCATAAGCGGACTGCGCAGGTTCGACATTCAGTATCAAGGAGACCCGGAGCTGCAGCCCATTAGGAGCTACGAGAATGCCCTGCTGGTCCggctcttctaccagatctctTCTTTGCTCAATGAGAGG TTCGGTGGTCACATGAACGCACTCTGCTCCCGGCCGGACCTCCTGGGGCGGCTGGGCCGCCACTTCCTGGCGGCGGATCCCGGCTCCTCGGGCAGGAGCCCGGTTCCTCGGCCCCCGTCGGGGGGGAACCGGAGGCCTCGCCTCAGCCTGCGTCCGCTGGCCAGCTACcggacgctgctgctgctgctgctcgcctACGGCGCAGGGGCCGCGCTGGCTTTAGGCCCCGCCTCCTGCACCCTGCTGCTCCTGGTGGGGGGGCTCCTGTACGGACTCCTCGTGGCGCTGCTTGGAGACAAGCTGAAAACGCACTAG